A window of the Candidatus Tanganyikabacteria bacterium genome harbors these coding sequences:
- a CDS encoding VOC family protein, with protein sequence MKFLHTRLKVRDLERAVAFYTTHLGCKESRRTVSGRGTQIAFLELPGVGAFLELSYLPWDPDFRLDEDIMHLAFEVTGMEATVERLRAAGVKITEEPERSKSGTWMAFIEDPDGYEIELLEHFT encoded by the coding sequence ATGAAATTCCTGCATACCCGACTCAAGGTCCGCGATCTCGAGCGGGCGGTGGCGTTCTACACCACGCACCTGGGGTGCAAGGAGAGCCGCCGTACGGTCTCGGGGCGCGGGACGCAGATCGCGTTCCTCGAATTGCCGGGCGTCGGGGCCTTCCTCGAACTCTCGTACCTCCCCTGGGACCCCGACTTCAGGCTCGACGAGGACATCATGCATCTGGCCTTCGAGGTCACGGGGATGGAGGCGACGGTGGAACGGCTGCGCGCTGCGGGCGTCAAGATCACCGAGGAGCCCGAGCGGTCGAAATCCGGCACCTGGATGGCCTTCATCGAGGACCCGGACGGCTACGAGATCGAGTTGCTAGAGCACTTCACCTAG